In a single window of the Zea mays cultivar B73 chromosome 5, Zm-B73-REFERENCE-NAM-5.0, whole genome shotgun sequence genome:
- the LOC109939567 gene encoding uncharacterized protein → MGEGRAKVQALLLAVLVLVMSCSAVPSASSANCIPRRLLAVSGSSYRRAPCNNDLIDRPTPSGSDDDDHREIIAGSRTSRWIPPPPRGGLERAAGIVRPTPPGSIN, encoded by the exons ATGGGCGAAGGGAGGGCCAAGGTTCAAGCTCTGCTGCTCGCGGTTCTCGTCCTCGTGATGAGCTGCTCGGCGGTCCCCTCTGCCTCCAGCGCCAACTGCA TTCCGAGGAGGCTGCTAGCGGTGTCAGGGTCGTCCTACCGGCGAGCGCCGTGCAACAACGACCTGATCGACCggccgacaccaagcggcagcgacgacgacgaccaccGGGAAATCATCGCGGGGTCCAGGACCTCGCGGTGGATACCGCCGCCTCCAAGGGGAGGACTCGAAAGGGCGGCGGGAATAGTCAGGCCCACTCCCCCGGGGAGCATCAACTAG